One part of the Phragmites australis chromosome 3, lpPhrAust1.1, whole genome shotgun sequence genome encodes these proteins:
- the LOC133913273 gene encoding protein WRKY1-like isoform X1, translated as MIKQRAQEVIDSSDCLQGEGKGSSMEGMEDANRAAVESCHRVLALLSNPHGPLVPNKDLVAATGEAVSKFGSLTSRLANGNGLQGHARVRKIKKPLPIFDSNLFLESSAVTAAAAAKTTNPSPITSLQLFPRYHQMEGSTSKDPVRIPAQFPKRLLLENSAVDLEGPSKAHCAPGQPLQLVQPVSVAPPAGTPTPALPAAHLHFIQQHQSYHRFQFLQQMKIQSEMMKRSSLGDQGQGGSCSGGGKGVNLKFDSSNCTASSSRSFLSSLSMEGSIASLDGSRGGRPFQLVSGSQASSTPELGVIHRRRCTGREDGSGRCATGSRCHCAKKRKLRIRRSIKVPAISNKVADIPADEFSWRKYGQKPIKGSPHPRGYYKCSSVRGCPARKHVERCVDDPSMLIVTYEGDHNHNRVLAQPA; from the exons ATGATCAAACAGAGGGCTCAAGAAGTGATTGATTCGAGCGATTGCTTGCAGGGAGAGGGAAAGGGGTCATCGATGGAGGGGATGGAGGATGCCAACAGGGCGGCAGTGGAGAGCTGCCACCGCGTGTTGGCCCTCCTCTCCAACCCCCACGGCCCGCTCGTCCCCAACAAGGATCTCGTGGCTGCCACCGGAGAGGCCGTCTCCAAGTTTGGATCCCTAACCTCCAGGCTCGCCAATGGCAATGGCCTCCAGGGCCATGCCAGGGTCAGGAAGATCAAGAAGCCCTTGCCCATCTTCGACAGCAACCTCTTCTTGGAGAGCTCTGCAGTGACTGCAGCCGCTGCTGCCAAGACAACGAACCCAAGCCCGATCACCAGCCTCCAGCTGTTTCCAAGGTACCACCAGATGGAGGGCTCGACGTCGAAGGATCCTGTGAGGATCCCTGCCCAATTCCCCAAGAGGTTGCTTCTAGAGAACTCGGCTGTGGATTTGGAGGGGCCATCAAAGGCCCATTGCGCCCCCGGGCAACCTCTCCAGCTCGTCCAGCCGGTGTCCGTTGCGCCCCCGGCAGGGACGCCAACCCCGGCATTGCCTGCGGCGCACCTTCATTTCATCCAGCAGCATCAGAGCTACCACAGGTTCCAGTTCTTGCAGCAGATGAAGATTCAGAGCGAGATGATGAAGAGGAGCTCCCTTGGTGATCAGGGTCAGGGCGGTAGCTGTAGTGGTGGTGGCAAGGGTGTGAATCTCAAGTTTGACAGCTCGAATTGCACAGCGTCATCTTCTCGTTCATTTCTGTCGTCTCTGAGCATGGAGGGGAGTATAGCGAGTTTGGATGGGAGCCGTGGCGGCAGGCCTTTCCAGCTAGTTAGTGGCTCTCAGGCGTCGAGCACTCCGGAGCTGGGCGTCATACATAGGAGGAGGTGTACTGGTAGGGAGGATGGGAGTGGTCGGTGCGCGACTGGGAGCCGGTGCCACTGTGCGAAGAAAAG GAAGCTGAGGATAAGGAGGTCTATCAAAGTCCCTGCAATAAGCAACAAGGTTGCAGACATCCCTGCTGATGAGTTCTCGTGGAGGAAGTATGGGCAGAAGCCAATAAAGGGATCCCCTCATCCTAG GGGTTACTACAAGTGTAGCAGCGTGAGAGGCTGCCCCGCGAGGAAGCACGTCGAGAGGTGCGTCGACGACCCCTCAATGCTGATTGTTACCTATGAAGGCGATCACAACCACAACCGAGTGCTCGCCCAGCCAGCCTGA
- the LOC133913272 gene encoding transcription factor BHLH148-like, which yields MQMDSYYYASFHDEAAFYPHGAAPASPELPFGLIASPEEPPQAPRPSAFRDYSGAGPELPPAGARPPHGSGENVHRRVIGALGRMGGGSDQTMEEAEVPQRGAAESSRGFRHMMRERQRREKLSQSYADLYAMVSTRSKGDKNSIVQSAAIYIHELKGARDQLQRRNEELKAKILGHDAQQQCVKVQFVVDEPSSAIDSMIGALRRLKSMDVRARGVRSNMSNGRLRTEMIVETTIAAAEVERAVEEALMTEVENQPEPDSGAPFPGTTPAAATSSGSWGPQASSHVQNVF from the exons ATGCAGATGGACTCCTACTACTACGCCAGCTTCCACGACGAGGCTGCTTTCTACCCGCACGGCGCCGCGCCGGCCTCCCCGGAGCTGCCCTTCGGCCTCATTGCTTCGCCAGAGGAACCGCCGCAGGCGCCGAGGCCCAGCGCGTTCCGGGATTACAGCGGGGCCGGGCCTGAGTTGCCCCCGGCCGGGGCGCGACCGCCACACGGGAGTGGGGAGAATGTGCACAGGAGGGTTATTGGCGCGCTGGGTAGGATGGGGGGAGGCAGTGATCAGACTATGGAGGAAGCAGAGGTGCCGCAGCGGGGCGCGGCGGAGAGCAGCCGCGGGTTCCGGCACATGATGCGGGAGCGGCAGCGCCGAGAGAAGCTCAGCCAGAGCTACGCCGACCTCTACGCCATGGTCTCCACCAGATCCAAG GGGGACAAGAACTCGATCGTGCAGTCCGCGGCGATCTACATCCACGAGCTCAAGGGCGCACGGGACCAGCTGCAGCGGCGGAACGAGGAGCTAAAGGCCAAGATCCTCGGCCACGACGCGCAGCAGCAGTGCGTCAAGGTCCAGTTCGTGGTCGACGAGCCCTCGTCGGCGATCGACTCCATGATCGGAGCCCTCCGGCGCCTGAAAAGCATGGACGTGAGGGCGAGAGGGGTCCGGTCGAACATGTCCAACGGCAGGCTGCGGACGGAGATGATTGTCGAAACAACG ATTGCGGCTGCTGAAGTCGAGAGGGCCGTGGAGGAGGCTCTGATGACGGAGGTCGAGAACCAGCCGGAGCCTGACAGTGGCGCCCCCTTTCCAGGAaccacccccgccgccgccaccagcaGCGGCTCCTGGGGCCCTCAGGCGTCGTCGCACGTGCAAAATGTATTTTGA
- the LOC133911240 gene encoding premnaspirodiene oxygenase-like: MDEYFYHSLLLAVAAVTLLQLLKVAMRPRARLPPGPWKLPVIGSMHHLVNVLPHRALRDLAAVHGPLMMLRLGETPLVVASSKETARAVLKTHDTNFATRPKLLAGEIVGYDWADILFSPSGDYWRKLRQLCAAEILSPKRVLSFRHIREDEVMLRVEEVRAAGPSTPVNLTVMFHTLTNSIVSRAAFGKKRKNAPEFLAAIKAGVGLSSGFNIPDLFPTWTTVLAKVTGMTRSLQDIHSTVDSILQEIIDERKAIRDEKIKSGAENVEENLVDVLIGLQEKGGFGFHLNNSRIKAIILDMFAGGTGTSASAMEWAMSELVRNPAVMKKLQGQIREAFPGKTAVTEEDLQASNLRYLKLVIKEALRLHPPAPLLVPRESIETCELDGYTIPAKSRVIINAFAIGRDPKYWDDAEEFKPERFEEGTVDFTGSSYEFLPFGSGRRMCPGFNYGLASMELALVGLLYHFDWSLPKGVKEVDMAEAPGLGVRRRSPLMLCATPFVPAAAATN, translated from the exons ATGGACGAGTACTTCTACCATTCTCTGCTCCTCGCGGTCGCCGCCGTCACGCTGCTGCAGCTGTTGAAGGTAGCCATGAGGCCGAGGGCGCGGTTGCCGCCGGGCCCGTGGAAGCTGCCGGTCATCGGCAGCATGCACCACCTCGTGAACGTGCTGCCGCACCGCGCGCTCCGTGACCTCGCCGCCGTGCACGGTCCGCTCATGATGCTGCGGCTCGGCGAGACGCCGCTCGTGGTGGCTTCGTCCAAGGAGACGGCGCGCGCGGTGCTCAAGACCCACGACACAAACTTCGCCACGCGCCCCAAGCTCCTCGCCGGCGAGATTGTTGGGTACGACTGGGCCGACATCCTCTTCTCCCCCTCCGGGGACTACTGGCGCAAGCTACGACAGCTCTGCGCTGCCGAGATCCTTAGCCCCAAGCGCGTCCTCTCCTTCCGCCACATCAGGGAGGACGAG GTGATGCTTCGGGTGGAGGAGGTCCGCGCGGCGGGGCCGTCAACGCCGGTGAACCTGACCGTGATGTTCCACACCTTGACCAACAGCATTGTGTCGCGGGCGGCGTTCGGCAAGAAGCGCAAGAACGCACCGGAGTTCCTGGCGGCCATCAAAGCCGGCGTCGGCCTGTCGAGCGGCTTCAACATCCCGGACCTGTTCCCGACGTGGACCACCGTGCTGGCCAAGGTCACCGGCATGACGCGCAGCCTCCAGGACATACACAGCACGGTGGACTCCATCCTGCAGGAGATCATTGATGAGAGGAAGGCCATCCGCGACGAGAAGATCAAGAGCGGCGCCGAGAACGTTGAGGAGAACCTCGTCGACGTGCTCATCGGTCTGCAGGAGAAAGGCGGCTTCGGcttccacctcaacaacagcAGAATCAAAGCCATCATACTG GACATGTTCGCCGGAGGGACGGGGACGTCGGCGTCGGCGATGGAGTGGGCGATGTCTGAGCTGGTGCGGAACCCGGCGGTGATGAAGAAGTTGCAGGGTCAGATCCGGGAGGCGTTCCCTGGGAAGACCGCGGTGACGGAGGAGGACCTGCAGGCGAGCAACCTCCGGTACCTGAAACTGGTGATCAAGGAGGCGTTGCGGCTGCACCCGCCGGCGCCGCTACTGGTGCCACGGGAGAGCATCGAGACGTGCGAGCTGGATGGTTACACTATCCCGGCCAAGTCGCGTGTCATCATCAACGCGTTTGCCATCGGCCGCGACCCCAAGTACTGGGACGACGCCGAGGAGTTCAAGCCGGAGCGGTTCGAGGAGGGCACCGTCGACTTCACCGGCAGCAGCTACGAGTTCCTGCCGTTCGGCTCCGGGCGGAGGATGTGCCCTGGCTTCAACTACGGGCTCGCCAGCATGGAGCTCGCGCTCGTGGGGCTGCTCTACCACTTCGACTGGTCCCTGCCGAAGGGCGTCAAGGAGGTTGACATGGCAGAGGCACCCGGCCTCGGcgtgcgccgccgctcgcctCTGATGCTCTGCGCCACCCCGTTCGTCccggccgccgctgccaccaACTAG
- the LOC133913273 gene encoding protein WRKY1-like isoform X2, which yields MEGMEDANRAAVESCHRVLALLSNPHGPLVPNKDLVAATGEAVSKFGSLTSRLANGNGLQGHARVRKIKKPLPIFDSNLFLESSAVTAAAAAKTTNPSPITSLQLFPRYHQMEGSTSKDPVRIPAQFPKRLLLENSAVDLEGPSKAHCAPGQPLQLVQPVSVAPPAGTPTPALPAAHLHFIQQHQSYHRFQFLQQMKIQSEMMKRSSLGDQGQGGSCSGGGKGVNLKFDSSNCTASSSRSFLSSLSMEGSIASLDGSRGGRPFQLVSGSQASSTPELGVIHRRRCTGREDGSGRCATGSRCHCAKKRKLRIRRSIKVPAISNKVADIPADEFSWRKYGQKPIKGSPHPRGYYKCSSVRGCPARKHVERCVDDPSMLIVTYEGDHNHNRVLAQPA from the exons ATGGAGGGGATGGAGGATGCCAACAGGGCGGCAGTGGAGAGCTGCCACCGCGTGTTGGCCCTCCTCTCCAACCCCCACGGCCCGCTCGTCCCCAACAAGGATCTCGTGGCTGCCACCGGAGAGGCCGTCTCCAAGTTTGGATCCCTAACCTCCAGGCTCGCCAATGGCAATGGCCTCCAGGGCCATGCCAGGGTCAGGAAGATCAAGAAGCCCTTGCCCATCTTCGACAGCAACCTCTTCTTGGAGAGCTCTGCAGTGACTGCAGCCGCTGCTGCCAAGACAACGAACCCAAGCCCGATCACCAGCCTCCAGCTGTTTCCAAGGTACCACCAGATGGAGGGCTCGACGTCGAAGGATCCTGTGAGGATCCCTGCCCAATTCCCCAAGAGGTTGCTTCTAGAGAACTCGGCTGTGGATTTGGAGGGGCCATCAAAGGCCCATTGCGCCCCCGGGCAACCTCTCCAGCTCGTCCAGCCGGTGTCCGTTGCGCCCCCGGCAGGGACGCCAACCCCGGCATTGCCTGCGGCGCACCTTCATTTCATCCAGCAGCATCAGAGCTACCACAGGTTCCAGTTCTTGCAGCAGATGAAGATTCAGAGCGAGATGATGAAGAGGAGCTCCCTTGGTGATCAGGGTCAGGGCGGTAGCTGTAGTGGTGGTGGCAAGGGTGTGAATCTCAAGTTTGACAGCTCGAATTGCACAGCGTCATCTTCTCGTTCATTTCTGTCGTCTCTGAGCATGGAGGGGAGTATAGCGAGTTTGGATGGGAGCCGTGGCGGCAGGCCTTTCCAGCTAGTTAGTGGCTCTCAGGCGTCGAGCACTCCGGAGCTGGGCGTCATACATAGGAGGAGGTGTACTGGTAGGGAGGATGGGAGTGGTCGGTGCGCGACTGGGAGCCGGTGCCACTGTGCGAAGAAAAG GAAGCTGAGGATAAGGAGGTCTATCAAAGTCCCTGCAATAAGCAACAAGGTTGCAGACATCCCTGCTGATGAGTTCTCGTGGAGGAAGTATGGGCAGAAGCCAATAAAGGGATCCCCTCATCCTAG GGGTTACTACAAGTGTAGCAGCGTGAGAGGCTGCCCCGCGAGGAAGCACGTCGAGAGGTGCGTCGACGACCCCTCAATGCTGATTGTTACCTATGAAGGCGATCACAACCACAACCGAGTGCTCGCCCAGCCAGCCTGA